One region of Natronobacterium texcoconense genomic DNA includes:
- a CDS encoding MATE family efflux transporter: MGRRFPNPIRLAILWIGLALAKLGLIEAERARRTTDLAWPRIVTGLARMSKNAVDVAMVGIGVGSAAIAGVGFASPFWGLAFAFGGGVAGGTIALVSQRYGADAFGQLGQAVRSSALLVVIVTLPITATFWYFPAELISLLSSDPEAIELGAEYLKIVGLGIPFAGLNLIGSRTFVGMDDAWTPMVVRAGGAVANIVINALLIFGLGMGVAGAAIGTVLANVVVSATFAIGLVAGRLPGAGQFPVSVDPVGSYLHASTIRDLTTIGLPVLGSKLVWTVAEFPLLAIVDVFGQDTVSAYVIARRIWGLMNTPGWGFGLAASSLVGQELGTGDERRAERFGMEIVLFATAVYAVGAVIVFAFAEPIVLLFTDDPAELAVGTTVALVQVACFAILLKGVATGADGALKASGDTRWPFYSQLLGMFGLAIPLTYLGAIGFTIPSTTVPLLGVTVPGVSIAPIGLLGLYLAFLAETAVPAVINYYRFWTGRWKAISRGYRPDAVASDD; encoded by the coding sequence GTGGGACGGCGCTTTCCGAACCCGATCCGGCTCGCTATCCTCTGGATCGGGCTCGCGCTGGCGAAACTCGGCCTGATCGAAGCCGAGCGTGCGCGCCGTACCACGGACCTCGCCTGGCCGCGGATCGTCACGGGACTGGCCCGGATGTCGAAGAACGCGGTCGACGTCGCGATGGTCGGTATCGGCGTCGGATCGGCGGCCATCGCCGGCGTCGGATTCGCTTCTCCGTTCTGGGGGCTGGCCTTCGCGTTCGGCGGCGGCGTCGCGGGCGGCACGATCGCGCTTGTCTCACAGCGGTACGGTGCCGACGCGTTCGGTCAACTGGGACAGGCCGTCCGCTCGAGTGCCCTGCTGGTCGTGATCGTCACGCTGCCGATCACCGCCACGTTCTGGTACTTCCCGGCGGAACTAATCTCGCTGCTCAGCTCCGACCCCGAAGCGATCGAACTGGGTGCGGAGTACCTCAAGATCGTCGGGCTCGGGATTCCGTTCGCGGGGCTGAACCTGATCGGCAGTCGGACGTTCGTCGGGATGGACGACGCCTGGACGCCGATGGTCGTCCGGGCCGGCGGTGCAGTCGCCAACATCGTCATCAACGCCCTGTTGATCTTCGGACTCGGCATGGGCGTCGCCGGCGCAGCGATCGGGACGGTCCTCGCCAACGTCGTGGTGTCTGCGACGTTCGCAATCGGGTTGGTCGCGGGCCGATTACCGGGTGCCGGCCAGTTCCCCGTCAGCGTCGATCCCGTCGGGAGCTACCTCCACGCGTCGACGATCCGTGATCTGACGACGATCGGACTCCCCGTGCTCGGATCGAAACTGGTCTGGACCGTCGCGGAGTTCCCGCTGCTCGCCATCGTCGACGTCTTCGGGCAGGACACCGTCTCGGCCTACGTCATCGCCCGCCGGATCTGGGGGCTGATGAACACGCCCGGCTGGGGCTTCGGGCTCGCCGCCTCGAGTCTCGTCGGTCAGGAACTCGGCACTGGCGACGAACGACGTGCCGAGCGGTTCGGGATGGAAATCGTCCTGTTCGCCACCGCCGTCTACGCCGTCGGTGCCGTGATCGTCTTCGCGTTCGCGGAGCCGATCGTTCTCCTGTTTACCGACGATCCGGCCGAACTCGCGGTCGGGACGACGGTGGCGCTCGTCCAGGTCGCCTGTTTCGCCATCCTCCTGAAAGGCGTTGCGACGGGTGCCGACGGCGCGTTGAAGGCAAGCGGCGACACGCGATGGCCCTTCTACAGCCAACTGCTCGGGATGTTCGGACTCGCGATTCCGCTTACCTACCTGGGTGCTATCGGCTTCACGATCCCGTCGACGACCGTTCCCCTGCTGGGCGTGACCGTTCCCGGCGTCTCGATCGCACCGATCGGCCTGCTCGGACTCTACCTGGCCTTCCTCGCCGAGACAGCCGTTCCCGCGGTGATCAACTACTACCGGTTCTGGACCGGTCGCTGGAAGGCGATCAGTCGTGGTTACCGACCCGATGCAGTGGCGAGCGACGATTGA
- a CDS encoding universal stress protein, with amino-acid sequence MYDAILVPTDGRENTERAIEEAVGLAVAHDATLHALYVINSAEIAPGIDFDDLEPIGEEAVAYVADQAREAGVSDVQAQVQHGLRHRAILEYADEQNVDLIVMGRNRGLERFLSKSVSNQVAESASKPVLVVE; translated from the coding sequence ATGTACGACGCCATTCTGGTTCCGACCGACGGTCGAGAAAACACCGAGCGAGCGATCGAGGAAGCCGTCGGGCTCGCGGTCGCCCACGACGCGACCTTACACGCCCTGTACGTCATCAACTCCGCCGAAATCGCGCCCGGAATCGACTTCGACGATCTCGAGCCGATCGGTGAGGAAGCGGTCGCGTACGTCGCTGATCAGGCAAGGGAGGCGGGCGTCTCGGACGTGCAAGCGCAGGTACAGCACGGACTCCGCCACCGGGCGATCCTCGAGTACGCCGACGAGCAGAACGTCGACCTGATCGTCATGGGCCGGAATCGCGGCCTCGAGCGGTTCTTGAGCAAGAGCGTCTCGAACCAGGTCGCCGAATCAGCGTCGAAGCCCGTCCTCGTCGTCGAGTGA
- a CDS encoding MTH865 family protein, which yields MAEPDPEEIREKLVDAFSEADYPIHGAMALLPTLPDGPATTFESGEFSMTMMEIQQASDVNPLNHFPYESPEELADDIVRGLQSAGELPE from the coding sequence ATGGCCGAACCCGATCCCGAGGAGATCCGGGAGAAACTCGTCGACGCGTTCAGCGAGGCGGACTATCCGATACACGGTGCGATGGCGCTGTTGCCGACGCTCCCGGACGGTCCAGCGACGACCTTCGAATCTGGTGAGTTCTCGATGACGATGATGGAGATCCAGCAGGCATCGGACGTGAACCCGCTGAACCACTTCCCGTACGAGAGTCCCGAAGAACTGGCGGACGATATCGTTCGAGGACTCCAGAGCGCGGGTGAACTTCCCGAGTAA
- a CDS encoding thiolase family protein: protein MRDAVIVDAVRTPFGDRGGSFRDIHPQDLAAKPLEALEQRNGFDPAIVEDVIYGCVTPIDEQGLNIGRIAPMVAGWGDSVPGVQLNRMCGSGQQAINFAATNVMAGQHDVLVAGGVEHMTRVPMGSDGADGLDGNDTVTDTYFEHFDELTSQGEGAERIADEYDLSRRDVDELAVDSQQRWAEAWEEGRYDDQIVPVETELDGEKGEAPRASDSRTGSETTRETITVEKDGHPRPGTDLETLSDLPLVFREEGDGVHHPGNSSGIVDGSAAALIASEEAAAEHGWEPMARIVDTAVVGVDPVTMLTGPIPATEKVLEKSDLTVSDIDLFEVNEAFASVVAAWLEETGAPWERTNVNGGAIAHGHPLGATGTMLVGKLAHELERTGGEIGLSTMCIGFGQGIATIIERV, encoded by the coding sequence ATGAGAGACGCAGTCATCGTCGACGCCGTTCGGACGCCCTTCGGCGACCGAGGCGGCTCGTTTCGCGACATCCACCCGCAGGATCTCGCGGCGAAACCGCTCGAGGCGCTCGAGCAGCGCAATGGCTTCGATCCCGCGATCGTCGAGGACGTGATCTACGGCTGTGTGACGCCGATCGACGAACAGGGACTGAACATCGGCCGGATCGCGCCGATGGTCGCTGGCTGGGGTGACAGCGTGCCGGGCGTTCAACTCAACCGGATGTGCGGCTCCGGCCAGCAGGCGATCAACTTCGCCGCGACGAACGTCATGGCAGGCCAGCACGACGTCCTCGTCGCCGGCGGCGTCGAACACATGACCCGCGTTCCAATGGGGTCGGACGGTGCCGACGGCCTCGACGGAAACGATACTGTCACCGACACCTACTTCGAACACTTCGACGAGCTGACGAGTCAGGGCGAAGGTGCCGAGCGAATCGCCGACGAGTACGACCTCTCCCGGCGGGACGTCGACGAACTCGCCGTCGACTCCCAGCAACGGTGGGCAGAGGCCTGGGAAGAGGGACGGTACGACGACCAGATCGTTCCCGTCGAGACCGAGTTAGATGGCGAGAAAGGCGAGGCGCCACGCGCCTCGGACAGTCGAACGGGGAGTGAAACGACCCGTGAGACGATTACCGTCGAGAAAGACGGCCATCCGCGGCCCGGAACCGACCTCGAGACGCTCTCCGACCTCCCGCTGGTCTTCCGCGAGGAAGGCGACGGCGTCCACCACCCCGGTAACTCCTCGGGAATCGTCGACGGCTCCGCGGCGGCGCTAATCGCAAGCGAAGAAGCCGCCGCCGAACACGGCTGGGAACCGATGGCCCGGATCGTCGACACCGCAGTCGTCGGCGTCGACCCCGTCACCATGCTCACCGGTCCGATTCCGGCAACCGAGAAAGTACTCGAGAAGAGCGATCTCACGGTCAGCGATATCGACCTCTTCGAGGTCAACGAGGCCTTCGCCTCCGTCGTCGCCGCCTGGCTCGAGGAGACCGGCGCGCCCTGGGAGCGAACGAACGTCAACGGCGGTGCGATCGCACACGGTCACCCGCTGGGCGCGACAGGGACAATGCTGGTAGGCAAACTGGCGCACGAACTCGAGCGCACCGGCGGCGAGATCGGTCTCTCGACGATGTGTATCGGGTTCGGGCAGGGAATCGCGACGATTATCGAACGAGTATAA
- a CDS encoding ribbon-helix-helix domain-containing protein, whose product MSEAATNNGDDEIVTVNFKVKRSFLDEIEDTWQGRGFNSRSEFIRYTLRDAVEHPTFDRDELVALLQAEEDVREQRTMSSQEVREQFGTDNANE is encoded by the coding sequence ATGTCCGAAGCGGCCACAAACAACGGCGACGACGAAATCGTCACGGTGAACTTCAAAGTCAAACGGTCGTTTCTCGACGAAATCGAAGACACGTGGCAGGGGCGAGGATTCAACAGCCGGAGCGAATTTATTCGGTATACCTTGCGTGATGCCGTCGAACATCCCACGTTCGACCGCGACGAACTCGTTGCACTCCTCCAAGCCGAAGAGGACGTTCGTGAACAACGGACGATGAGTTCTCAAGAGGTACGCGAACAATTCGGCACTGACAACGCGAATGAGTGA
- a CDS encoding type II toxin-antitoxin system PemK/MazF family toxin, protein MSENTEVRRGDVIIVRLDPAEGHEMKKTRPAVVVQNDVGNKNASTTIVAPVTGTYRGYPFEVHVEAAESPLEKDSSIRLDQIRVVSIEKRIHSVLGSLDTETMEVVDEALKLSLGLD, encoded by the coding sequence ATGAGCGAGAATACAGAGGTTCGTCGCGGTGACGTTATTATCGTTCGACTCGATCCTGCAGAAGGCCACGAGATGAAGAAAACCCGTCCCGCAGTGGTTGTCCAGAACGACGTTGGGAACAAAAATGCCAGTACGACTATCGTTGCACCTGTGACGGGAACGTATCGAGGCTATCCGTTCGAGGTCCACGTCGAAGCGGCGGAGTCACCGCTCGAGAAAGATTCCTCGATCCGCCTCGACCAGATACGTGTCGTCTCCATCGAAAAACGGATTCACTCGGTGCTTGGAAGCCTCGACACAGAGACGATGGAGGTAGTGGACGAAGCGTTGAAATTGAGTCTTGGACTGGACTGA
- a CDS encoding chorismate mutase yields the protein MTRDSTPDEEPDQRTPDEMSLDELREEIQSIDREIVELIAQRTYVADTIAQVKDEKDLPTTDEEQEQQVMDRAGENAERFDVDANLVKAIFRLLIELNKVEQRDSR from the coding sequence ATGACTCGAGATTCTACTCCCGACGAGGAACCGGATCAACGAACGCCCGACGAGATGTCCCTCGACGAACTTCGTGAGGAGATCCAATCGATCGATCGCGAAATTGTCGAGTTGATCGCCCAGCGAACCTACGTCGCGGACACGATCGCCCAGGTCAAAGACGAGAAGGATCTGCCGACGACCGACGAGGAACAGGAACAGCAGGTGATGGATCGTGCGGGCGAGAACGCCGAACGGTTCGACGTCGATGCGAACCTCGTGAAGGCGATCTTCCGGCTGTTGATCGAACTGAACAAGGTCGAGCAAAGGGATAGTAGATAG
- a CDS encoding shikimate kinase: MDGRAVAPAAGTVLNALATGVGSAFAIDLETTATVELTDDGDVVGEVADQPDADTTLVERCAAMAIDEYADEAGLEPANVGAHVRTESEVPMASGLKSSSAAANATVLATLEALGVADSVERIEACRLGVQAARDAGVTVTGAFDDASASMLGGVTVTDNTDDELLARDELDWSALVYTPPEQSFSADADVSACERIAPMAELVEELALEGRYGEAMTVNGFAFAGALEFSTGPMIDAMPDVDGVSLSGTGPSYVAVGDERTLEDVRNRWGERDGTTRLLETRTDGTHTQ; the protein is encoded by the coding sequence ATGGACGGCCGCGCCGTTGCTCCTGCAGCCGGGACGGTACTCAACGCGCTCGCGACCGGAGTCGGCTCCGCGTTCGCGATCGACCTCGAGACGACAGCCACGGTCGAACTCACCGACGACGGCGACGTCGTCGGCGAGGTCGCCGACCAGCCCGACGCCGATACGACGCTCGTCGAACGCTGTGCAGCGATGGCGATCGACGAGTACGCGGACGAAGCCGGTCTCGAACCCGCGAACGTGGGCGCTCACGTCCGAACCGAAAGCGAGGTCCCGATGGCCTCCGGCCTCAAAAGCTCGAGCGCCGCGGCCAACGCGACGGTACTCGCGACGCTCGAGGCGCTCGGCGTCGCCGACTCGGTCGAACGGATCGAGGCCTGCCGACTCGGAGTACAGGCGGCCCGCGACGCGGGTGTAACGGTCACCGGCGCGTTCGACGACGCCAGCGCGAGCATGCTCGGTGGCGTCACCGTCACCGACAACACCGACGACGAGTTGCTCGCCCGCGACGAACTCGACTGGTCGGCACTGGTCTACACGCCGCCGGAACAGTCGTTCAGCGCCGACGCCGACGTCTCCGCCTGCGAACGGATCGCGCCGATGGCCGAACTAGTCGAAGAACTCGCACTCGAGGGTCGCTACGGCGAAGCGATGACCGTCAACGGCTTCGCGTTCGCCGGCGCACTCGAGTTCTCGACGGGACCGATGATCGACGCCATGCCCGACGTCGACGGCGTCTCGCTGTCCGGGACGGGACCGAGTTACGTCGCCGTCGGTGACGAACGAACGCTCGAGGACGTACGGAACCGATGGGGCGAACGCGACGGAACGACACGGTTACTGGAGACGAGAACGGACGGAACGCACACGCAATAA
- a CDS encoding DUF5796 family protein: MATRSNVAPSTIGVDLVDGGVVVQYLDGREVFYHGPPEPVEGAITTPPGKDVHVLVTEPDGVEGVMTYVNDRNTHDEILETTGVGRVMLEENDEEVLFPGVTVSTEAYSIRIEADLETVDGRVFVFAEDELSEHAYELVESDGE, from the coding sequence ATGGCTACTCGCAGTAACGTCGCCCCGAGTACGATCGGCGTCGACCTCGTCGACGGCGGCGTCGTCGTCCAGTATCTCGACGGGCGCGAGGTCTTCTACCACGGCCCGCCAGAACCCGTCGAGGGAGCGATCACCACGCCGCCCGGCAAAGACGTCCACGTGCTCGTCACCGAACCAGACGGCGTCGAGGGTGTGATGACCTACGTCAACGACCGCAACACCCACGACGAGATCCTCGAGACGACCGGCGTGGGTCGGGTCATGCTCGAAGAAAACGACGAAGAGGTCCTGTTTCCGGGTGTAACGGTCTCGACGGAGGCCTATTCGATCCGCATCGAGGCCGATCTCGAGACCGTCGACGGCCGGGTGTTCGTCTTTGCGGAGGACGAACTGAGCGAACACGCCTACGAACTGGTCGAGTCGGACGGGGAGTAG
- a CDS encoding DUF7508 domain-containing protein: MPLQKPWRDLDRETVASAPDRPGVYELGDADGTVLSIDHGVLQDELKTALAYGDGERVRWTEAHTLDQAEELASEHRERL, translated from the coding sequence ATGCCGCTGCAGAAACCCTGGCGGGATCTCGACCGCGAGACCGTCGCGAGCGCACCCGATCGACCGGGCGTCTACGAACTCGGCGACGCGGACGGGACCGTCCTCTCTATCGATCACGGCGTGTTGCAGGACGAACTCAAGACGGCGCTGGCCTACGGCGATGGCGAACGGGTGCGCTGGACCGAGGCTCACACGCTGGATCAGGCCGAAGAACTCGCGAGCGAGCACCGCGAACGCCTCTGA
- a CDS encoding DUF7128 family protein — translation MVVQTERDDATWYECENCGLLFDEQSDAAEHEKRCDDTDPSYIQ, via the coding sequence ATGGTCGTCCAGACCGAGCGGGACGACGCCACGTGGTACGAGTGTGAAAACTGTGGGTTGCTCTTCGACGAGCAGTCCGACGCGGCCGAACACGAGAAACGGTGTGACGACACCGATCCCTCTTACATTCAATGA
- a CDS encoding AAA family ATPase, translating into MSGSDADSSDGVSLTVQAAEKRDAGRGVARIPEIARRQLGVLSGDTVVIEGEERTVAKMWPADPSVSENVVQIDADTRANAGVHVGDTVTVRTKDKSAIGDADRVTLLAPPSLSDSERKVAKRKATEKLRNRPVRAGEQIRIEGVGQAPFKVVDTDPDGDVGISSGTTIRIVSRDGGSLSASGSGRTEGTGDGTSTSASGPEVEESEGAGSGVTYEDIGGLDEELELVREMIELPLSEPELFQRLGVEPPSGVLLYGPPGTGKTLIARAVANEVDAHFETISGPEIMSKYKGESEERLREVFEAAEANSPTIIFFDEIDSIAGQRDDEGDAENRIVGQLLTLMDGLDAREEVIVIGATNRVDTIDPALRRGGRFDREIQIGVPDEKGRKEILEVHTRGMPLADDVSVEGIARRTHGFVGADLDSVTSEAAMAAIRDRPTDTEDRAEWNGDPTVEKRHFDEALASVEPSAMREYVAESPETDFTDVGGLENAKSTLRESVEWPLTYDRLFEATNTQPPSGVLLYGPPGTGKTLLARALAGETDVNFVRVDGPEIVDRYVGESEKAIREVFERARQAAPSIVFFDEIDAITAARGEGHEVTERVVSQLLTELDGMRENPNLVVLAATNRKDAIDPALLRPGRLDTHVLVPEPDREAREKILEVHARGKPLAEDVDIADLAAELEGYTGAELEALVRNASMKAIREVAEKYEPDEANEKANEVVVERRHLEAARDSVDV; encoded by the coding sequence ATGAGTGGATCGGACGCGGACTCGAGCGACGGCGTGTCGCTGACGGTCCAGGCCGCGGAGAAGCGAGACGCCGGACGTGGCGTCGCACGGATCCCCGAGATAGCACGCCGGCAACTCGGCGTCCTGAGCGGCGATACGGTCGTCATCGAGGGCGAAGAACGGACTGTCGCGAAGATGTGGCCGGCCGACCCGTCGGTCTCGGAAAACGTGGTCCAGATCGACGCCGACACCCGCGCCAACGCGGGCGTCCACGTCGGCGACACCGTCACCGTTCGGACGAAAGACAAGTCCGCGATCGGGGACGCCGACCGGGTGACGCTGCTTGCGCCGCCGTCGCTCTCCGACAGCGAACGCAAGGTCGCGAAACGGAAAGCGACCGAGAAACTCCGGAACCGACCGGTTCGAGCCGGTGAACAGATCCGAATCGAGGGCGTCGGTCAGGCACCGTTCAAGGTCGTCGATACGGATCCCGACGGCGACGTCGGTATCTCGAGCGGAACGACGATCCGGATCGTCAGCAGGGACGGCGGCTCGCTTTCGGCTTCGGGGTCGGGAAGGACCGAGGGCACTGGAGATGGGACGTCGACGTCCGCCAGCGGGCCCGAGGTCGAGGAAAGCGAGGGAGCGGGTTCCGGCGTCACCTACGAGGACATCGGTGGGTTAGACGAGGAACTCGAACTGGTCCGGGAGATGATCGAACTCCCGCTGTCGGAGCCCGAACTCTTCCAGCGGCTGGGCGTCGAACCTCCCTCGGGAGTGCTCCTCTACGGACCGCCCGGCACCGGGAAGACGCTGATCGCCCGCGCGGTTGCCAACGAGGTGGACGCTCACTTCGAGACGATTTCGGGCCCCGAGATCATGTCGAAGTACAAGGGCGAAAGCGAGGAGCGCCTGCGCGAGGTCTTCGAGGCGGCCGAGGCGAACTCCCCGACGATCATCTTCTTCGACGAGATCGACTCGATCGCCGGTCAGCGCGACGACGAGGGTGACGCCGAAAACCGGATCGTCGGCCAGCTACTGACGCTGATGGACGGTCTCGATGCCCGCGAGGAAGTGATCGTCATCGGCGCAACCAACCGTGTCGACACGATCGATCCGGCACTACGGCGAGGCGGACGATTCGACCGCGAGATCCAGATCGGCGTCCCGGACGAGAAAGGGCGCAAGGAAATTCTCGAGGTTCACACCCGCGGTATGCCGCTCGCAGACGACGTTAGCGTCGAGGGGATCGCTCGCCGGACCCACGGGTTCGTGGGCGCGGACCTCGATTCGGTCACGAGCGAGGCGGCGATGGCGGCGATCCGCGACCGGCCGACCGACACCGAGGACCGCGCGGAGTGGAACGGTGACCCGACCGTCGAGAAACGCCACTTCGACGAGGCGCTGGCGTCGGTCGAACCGTCCGCGATGCGGGAGTACGTCGCCGAATCGCCGGAGACCGACTTCACCGACGTCGGCGGCCTCGAGAACGCCAAATCGACCCTGCGGGAGTCCGTCGAGTGGCCGCTGACCTACGATCGGCTCTTCGAGGCAACCAACACTCAGCCGCCGTCGGGTGTCTTGCTGTACGGCCCACCAGGAACCGGGAAGACGTTGCTCGCTCGAGCCCTTGCCGGCGAGACGGACGTCAACTTCGTCCGGGTCGACGGCCCGGAGATAGTCGACCGCTACGTCGGGGAAAGCGAGAAGGCGATCCGAGAGGTATTCGAACGGGCTCGCCAGGCTGCACCGTCGATCGTCTTCTTCGACGAAATCGACGCTATCACGGCCGCTCGCGGCGAGGGACACGAGGTCACCGAACGCGTCGTCTCGCAACTGTTGACGGAACTGGACGGGATGCGCGAGAACCCGAACCTCGTCGTGCTGGCGGCGACGAACCGCAAGGACGCCATCGACCCCGCGCTGTTGCGTCCTGGTCGGCTCGATACCCACGTACTCGTCCCCGAACCGGACCGCGAGGCCCGCGAGAAGATCCTCGAGGTCCACGCTCGCGGCAAGCCGCTGGCCGAGGACGTCGACATCGCCGATCTCGCGGCGGAACTCGAGGGGTACACCGGTGCCGAACTCGAGGCGCTCGTCCGGAACGCCTCGATGAAGGCGATCCGCGAGGTGGCCGAGAAGTACGAACCGGACGAGGCGAACGAGAAAGCCAACGAGGTGGTCGTCGAACGCCGCCACCTCGAGGCGGCCCGCGATTCGGTCGACGTCTAG
- a CDS encoding protein sorting system archaetidylserine decarboxylase, with protein sequence MNVAPGGWKYAIVPLLAAPFTFVFSVGASLLLLALGAGTLAFFRDPERTPPPTGVVSPADGTVSVLREEDDRVRLGVFMNVWHVHVVRAPFAGTVTDLEHVSGANRPAFSKESDRNERVHVELETDAESPNLPDVELETRADGNGGTTGDATVTFIAGAFARRIFPYVDLGDELERGDRLGHIAFGSRVDLLFPPSVEIDDLAVEQGDSMTAGETVVLESPVVEDEPIETDAEN encoded by the coding sequence ATGAACGTCGCGCCGGGGGGCTGGAAGTACGCCATCGTCCCCCTGCTCGCTGCACCGTTTACCTTCGTGTTCAGCGTCGGCGCGAGCCTCCTGTTGCTCGCGCTCGGTGCCGGAACACTCGCGTTTTTCCGCGACCCCGAGCGGACGCCGCCACCGACCGGCGTCGTCTCACCCGCCGACGGCACGGTCTCGGTCCTCCGGGAGGAAGACGACCGCGTCCGCCTCGGCGTCTTCATGAACGTCTGGCACGTCCACGTCGTCCGTGCACCGTTCGCCGGCACCGTCACCGATCTGGAACACGTCTCCGGCGCTAATCGACCCGCGTTCTCGAAGGAGTCCGACCGGAACGAACGCGTCCACGTCGAACTCGAGACGGACGCGGAGTCGCCGAACCTGCCGGACGTCGAACTCGAGACCAGAGCCGACGGCAACGGTGGCACAACCGGCGACGCCACGGTCACGTTCATCGCCGGCGCGTTCGCCCGCCGCATCTTCCCCTACGTCGACCTCGGCGACGAACTCGAGCGGGGCGACCGACTCGGCCACATCGCCTTCGGTAGCCGCGTCGACCTTCTCTTCCCGCCGTCTGTCGAAATCGACGACCTCGCGGTCGAACAGGGCGACTCGATGACTGCAGGAGAGACGGTCGTTCTCGAGTCGCCGGTCGTCGAGGACGAACCGATCGAAACAGACGCCGAAAACTAG
- a CDS encoding response regulator — MSPYTVLFVDDSDFMTQHVSETLESEHGYDVETVTTAAEARSAFESTAFDCVIASYELVDESGIELAASLQDLADELPFVLFTGNPLEPLVEEAQDAGVTAFVSKSDHATGDMNVFANRIRLSIEAVN; from the coding sequence ATGTCACCATATACCGTTCTTTTCGTCGACGACAGCGATTTTATGACCCAACACGTCAGTGAGACGTTAGAGTCAGAACACGGATACGATGTCGAAACGGTGACAACAGCGGCGGAAGCTCGGTCGGCGTTCGAATCGACCGCGTTCGACTGCGTGATCGCGAGCTACGAACTCGTCGACGAAAGTGGGATCGAACTCGCAGCCTCCCTCCAGGACCTCGCCGACGAACTCCCGTTCGTCCTCTTTACCGGCAACCCGCTCGAGCCGCTGGTCGAAGAAGCCCAGGATGCGGGCGTCACCGCGTTCGTCAGCAAGAGCGATCACGCGACCGGTGACATGAACGTCTTCGCGAATCGCATTCGCCTCTCGATCGAGGCCGTAAACTGA